In Rickettsia endosymbiont of Gonocerus acuteangulatus, the following are encoded in one genomic region:
- the tnpA gene encoding IS200/IS605 family transposase, giving the protein MSKYIHKSHNVTVLLYHMVFPAKYRRAVFDVSVDQVLREICLEIEKRYQIKFLEIGVDEDHVHFLVQSVPTYSVTKIVTTIKSVTARQIFRQCPQVKKQLWGGEFWTDGYFTSTVGKHGNENMIGKYVKNQGKEYQKLHEDHQLAFF; this is encoded by the coding sequence ATGAGCAAATATATACATAAAAGTCATAATGTTACGGTACTGCTGTATCACATGGTATTTCCAGCAAAATATCGCCGAGCAGTGTTTGACGTATCAGTTGATCAAGTATTACGAGAAATATGTTTAGAGATAGAAAAGAGATATCAAATAAAATTTTTAGAAATAGGGGTTGATGAAGATCATGTCCATTTTTTGGTACAATCTGTACCAACCTATAGCGTAACAAAAATAGTAACAACAATTAAAAGTGTTACAGCTCGTCAAATATTTAGACAGTGTCCACAGGTAAAGAAACAATTATGGGGTGGAGAATTTTGGACTGATGGATATTTTACGAGTACGGTAGGTAAGCATGGAAATGAGAATATGATAGGAAAATACGTAAAAAACCAAGGCAAGGAATATCAGAAACTGCATGAGGATCATCAGCTAGCTTTCTTCTAA
- a CDS encoding DNA polymerase III subunit delta' (catalyzes the DNA-template-directed extension of the 3'-end of a DNA strand; the delta' subunit seems to interact with the gamma subunit to transfer the beta subunit on the DNA): MIIEHLEFSLKYKKLHNSWLIEAENIEQALKDIEKFVCSKLLKNNIPLENNPDYHLIVREVSATSNVKNISIEQIRKLQEFLSKTSAISGCKVAVIYSADLMNLNAANSCLKILEDTPKNSYIFLITSRASSIISTIRSRCFKISTKSFESHSEEELYSKFIQPIADNENLNSKLEFIKQFNAKDRELWLDFTDNILLLMNRILKKSSNIDIVFSDLENKIFHALPNRNLSYLIQKFADIKKLIYNTIDYDLDLKASYILVMEEFS, translated from the coding sequence ATGATAATTGAGCATCTAGAGTTTAGTTTAAAATATAAAAAGCTACATAATAGCTGGCTTATTGAAGCAGAAAATATAGAGCAAGCTTTAAAAGATATAGAGAAATTTGTATGTTCAAAGCTTTTAAAGAATAATATTCCTCTTGAAAATAATCCAGATTATCATCTTATTGTTAGAGAAGTTTCTGCTACGTCTAATGTTAAGAATATCTCTATCGAGCAAATAAGAAAATTACAGGAGTTCTTAAGTAAAACTTCTGCAATTTCAGGATGTAAGGTTGCCGTAATTTATTCGGCAGATCTTATGAATCTGAACGCAGCAAATTCATGTTTAAAGATTTTAGAAGACACGCCTAAAAATAGTTATATATTTTTGATTACTTCAAGAGCTTCAAGTATAATTTCTACGATCAGATCAAGGTGTTTTAAAATTAGTACTAAATCGTTTGAAAGTCATTCTGAAGAAGAATTATATTCTAAATTTATTCAACCTATCGCAGATAATGAAAACTTAAATTCTAAATTAGAGTTTATTAAGCAATTTAACGCTAAAGATAGAGAGTTATGGTTAGATTTTACTGATAATATACTCCTATTAATGAATAGAATTCTAAAAAAATCTTCAAATATTGATATTGTGTTTTCTGATTTAGAAAATAAAATATTTCATGCATTACCGAATCGTAACCTTTCTTATCTAATTCAAAAATTTGCTGACATAAAAAAGCTAATATATAATACAATCGATTATGATTTAGACTTAAAAGCTAGTTATATATTAGTGATGGAAGAATTTTCTTAA
- a CDS encoding HU family DNA-binding protein, whose amino-acid sequence MNKTEFIAFMTEHGHHHKHQGHKSFTKADAEKALNWVLESIISATKHQHSVNITSFGSFGIQSRKSREGRNPKTGAKMTIPAYKQPVFKAGSKLKKACNNK is encoded by the coding sequence ATGAATAAAACAGAATTTATTGCTTTTATGACTGAGCATGGTCATCACCATAAGCATCAGGGGCATAAATCATTTACAAAAGCTGATGCAGAAAAGGCACTTAACTGGGTGCTTGAATCTATAATTTCTGCTACTAAACATCAACATAGTGTTAATATCACTAGTTTTGGTTCGTTTGGAATACAAAGTAGAAAATCAAGAGAAGGTCGTAATCCAAAAACAGGAGCAAAAATGACCATACCTGCTTATAAGCAACCTGTATTTAAAGCTGGAAGTAAACTTAAAAAAGCTTGTAATAATAAGTAA
- a CDS encoding efflux RND transporter permease subunit produces the protein MLLSEICIKRPVFATVLSLVILVLGTIFFTKLQIRGTPDISIPIINVNAFYAGADALYMEKEITTRIEKALKTVKNLDYITSQSSTGQSSITLSFLLSTDIEVALNDVRSKISDITYMFPQDMKAPSVAKLDADSFPSLFISVESEQYNDLELTKIVEDYLQTPLDKLESVGQSQIYGGNEYIMRIEPDPKKLYQHKISLLDIEVAIREQNKDYPAGNIKTGINNFIVTLEGSLSTPEEFGNIIIKVQDNSIIKLRDIAKVYLTAPDNEVLFRYNGKNSIALGLIKESKANVIDLSNDVTKEIEKVKESIPKGISLNIAYDGAKPVRASIYAVFQTIFEALILVILVTYLFLASAKITLIPFVTIPVSLIGTFSVMYAMGFSINIFTLLAMILAIGLVVDDAIVMLENIFRYNEMGHKPMEAALLASKEIGFAIIAMTITLAAVFLPVGFIDGFVGKLFIEFAWTLAFCILFSGFVALTLTPMMSSRMITKHNAPTLKFLVKFNELLQLIQDRYIHYLNLTFDNKKKFVLIIAASFVVLIISFKFVKKTFIPQEDDGFLQLSFKGPEGSSLEHSTEVVIEAEKILANYKDIAGYLMVIGADGSDNVLSFVPLKDWKQRSRSQETIKNMLNKQFSEIAGMKVFAMDPRSIVSSGGGSPIEFTIQTNLEYDDLDKISQQFIDIMKANPIFSNVNRNLQSAMPTIAIEINRDKAYLYGTNMANIGKTVQYLLAGQQVGDFRKGNDLYEVMLQFNQKDRSSISDFSKILIPTKNNNMLPLESIANITEKISVKSYSHYNNSKSVTISSDLSPDSKIEDAINEINKIAANLLDSSNTILEYIGEIKQMKEADSNMLMTFGFALIFIYLVLASQFESFVDPLLILLAVPFSITGGVLALWISGNSLNMYSNIGLITLIGLITKNSIMIVEFANQLREKGANIRNAIIEACTLRLRPILMTTLAAVLGSIPLIFATGAGASARNSIGLVIVGGLSIGTIFTIFVIPVIYQTFKKN, from the coding sequence ATGTTATTATCTGAAATTTGCATAAAACGTCCGGTATTTGCAACTGTTTTAAGTTTAGTTATTTTAGTTCTTGGAACAATTTTTTTCACTAAGCTACAAATTAGAGGTACGCCAGATATTTCAATTCCTATTATAAACGTCAATGCTTTTTATGCTGGTGCTGATGCTTTATATATGGAAAAAGAAATAACAACCCGAATAGAAAAGGCTTTAAAAACAGTTAAAAACCTAGATTATATAACTTCACAAAGTAGCACTGGGCAAAGTAGTATTACTTTATCTTTCTTATTATCTACAGATATTGAAGTGGCATTAAATGATGTACGCTCTAAAATATCCGATATAACTTATATGTTTCCGCAGGATATGAAAGCACCTTCAGTTGCAAAGCTTGATGCTGATAGCTTTCCAAGTCTTTTTATAAGCGTTGAAAGTGAACAATATAACGATTTAGAATTAACAAAAATTGTTGAAGATTACTTGCAAACTCCTTTAGATAAACTAGAAAGCGTAGGACAGTCACAAATTTATGGTGGTAACGAATATATAATGAGGATAGAGCCTGATCCTAAAAAATTATATCAACATAAAATTTCTTTATTAGATATTGAGGTTGCCATAAGAGAGCAAAATAAAGATTATCCTGCCGGCAATATTAAAACAGGAATAAATAATTTTATAGTAACTCTTGAAGGTTCTTTGTCTACTCCCGAAGAATTTGGCAATATTATAATAAAAGTCCAAGATAATAGTATAATCAAACTACGAGATATAGCTAAAGTATATTTAACTGCTCCAGATAATGAAGTATTATTTAGGTATAATGGGAAAAATTCTATTGCTCTTGGACTTATCAAAGAATCTAAGGCTAATGTTATAGATTTATCAAACGATGTTACAAAAGAAATTGAAAAAGTAAAAGAGTCAATTCCTAAAGGAATAAGCTTAAATATTGCGTATGATGGAGCAAAACCCGTTAGAGCCTCGATTTATGCAGTATTTCAAACCATTTTTGAAGCTTTAATATTAGTGATTTTAGTAACATATTTATTTCTTGCCTCTGCTAAAATCACCTTAATTCCATTTGTTACTATTCCTGTATCGTTAATAGGTACTTTCAGCGTAATGTATGCTATGGGGTTTTCTATCAATATCTTTACGCTACTTGCCATGATCCTTGCAATCGGACTTGTGGTAGATGATGCAATAGTTATGCTTGAAAATATATTTAGATACAATGAAATGGGTCATAAACCTATGGAGGCGGCATTGCTCGCATCTAAAGAAATAGGGTTCGCAATTATTGCAATGACTATTACACTTGCTGCTGTATTTTTACCTGTTGGATTTATAGATGGGTTTGTTGGGAAATTATTCATAGAATTCGCATGGACTTTAGCGTTTTGCATTTTATTTTCAGGATTTGTAGCCTTAACCTTAACGCCTATGATGTCAAGTCGTATGATTACTAAACATAACGCTCCGACTCTTAAGTTTTTAGTTAAATTTAATGAGCTTTTACAATTAATACAGGATAGATATATTCATTACCTAAACCTAACTTTTGATAATAAAAAGAAATTTGTCCTAATTATTGCTGCATCATTTGTGGTATTAATCATCAGTTTTAAATTTGTGAAAAAAACCTTTATACCCCAAGAAGATGATGGATTCCTGCAACTATCTTTCAAAGGACCGGAAGGTTCTAGCTTAGAACATTCTACTGAAGTAGTAATAGAAGCCGAGAAAATCCTTGCTAATTACAAAGACATAGCAGGTTACTTAATGGTAATAGGAGCAGACGGTAGTGATAATGTCCTTTCTTTTGTACCATTAAAAGATTGGAAGCAGCGTTCTAGATCGCAAGAAACAATTAAGAATATGCTGAATAAGCAATTTTCCGAGATAGCAGGTATGAAAGTTTTTGCTATGGATCCTCGCTCAATCGTCAGTAGTGGCGGAGGTAGCCCTATCGAATTTACTATTCAAACAAATCTTGAATATGATGATTTAGATAAAATATCACAGCAATTTATAGATATAATGAAAGCAAACCCGATTTTTTCTAATGTTAATAGAAACCTACAATCAGCAATGCCAACTATTGCTATCGAAATTAATCGTGATAAAGCTTATTTATATGGAACGAATATGGCAAACATTGGTAAAACAGTGCAGTATTTACTGGCAGGTCAACAAGTAGGTGACTTTAGAAAAGGTAACGATCTGTATGAAGTGATGCTGCAATTTAATCAAAAAGACCGCAGTAGCATTAGTGATTTTAGTAAAATTCTGATACCAACAAAGAATAATAATATGTTGCCCCTTGAATCAATAGCTAATATCACAGAAAAAATATCCGTAAAATCATATAGCCATTATAACAACTCAAAATCTGTTACCATCTCTTCCGACCTTAGCCCTGATAGCAAAATTGAAGATGCGATTAACGAAATTAATAAAATAGCAGCTAACTTACTTGATTCGAGTAATACTATACTCGAATATATCGGAGAAATTAAACAAATGAAAGAAGCAGATAGTAATATGCTTATGACATTTGGCTTTGCTCTTATATTCATTTATTTAGTGCTTGCATCACAATTCGAAAGCTTTGTTGATCCGTTATTAATATTACTTGCCGTACCTTTTTCTATAACCGGTGGCGTGCTTGCTCTCTGGATTTCAGGTAACAGCCTTAATATGTATAGTAATATCGGGCTTATTACTTTAATTGGGCTAATCACTAAGAACTCTATTATGATAGTAGAATTTGCTAACCAACTAAGAGAAAAAGGAGCAAATATTAGAAATGCTATAATAGAAGCTTGTACTCTTCGCCTGCGACCAATTTTAATGACTACACTTGCTGCTGTCTTAGGTAGTATACCACTAATTTTTGCAACAGGTGCGGGAGCTAGTGCCCGTAATTCTATTGGTCTTGTAATAGTTGGTGGCTTAAGCATTGGCACTATATTTACAATTTTTGTTATCCCTGTAATATACCAAACATTTAAGAAAAATTAA
- a CDS encoding ATP-binding protein: MFADEVLTHAIIDRVVHHAHILNIKGKSYRINNYKSGGNMA; the protein is encoded by the coding sequence ATATTTGCTGATGAAGTATTAACTCATGCAATTATTGATCGAGTGGTACATCATGCTCATATACTAAACATAAAAGGTAAAAGTTATCGTATTAATAACTATAAATCTGGAGGTAATATGGCATAA
- the istB gene encoding IS21-like element helper ATPase IstB yields the protein MQNLFNDLRSFRLSGIVNSLNERIIYAQNNKLGFKEFLSLLCEDEKSNRKDNNYRRRKSAAKLPVTKNLEDFDFNFQPSVDAKVISDLSTCDYINTKGNVIFIGDSGTGKTHLAIGLALKALTREYSVYFTTVSDMLYNLHIARADNSYHKKVKLLLSFDLLILDELGFKQLPKHSVEDFFNIIAKRYENKSTIITTNKDFEKWNEIFADEVLTHAIIDRVVHHAHILNIKGKSYRINNYKSGGNMA from the coding sequence ATGCAGAACTTATTTAATGACCTACGAAGCTTTAGATTATCAGGTATAGTCAATAGTTTAAATGAAAGGATTATTTATGCTCAAAATAATAAACTAGGATTTAAAGAATTTCTATCACTATTATGTGAAGATGAAAAATCTAACCGTAAGGATAATAATTACCGTCGCCGTAAAAGTGCTGCTAAATTGCCGGTAACTAAAAATTTAGAAGACTTTGATTTTAATTTCCAACCAAGTGTTGATGCCAAAGTAATAAGTGATTTATCAACTTGTGATTATATTAATACTAAGGGAAATGTAATATTCATAGGTGATTCAGGAACTGGGAAAACTCATCTTGCCATTGGGCTAGCATTAAAAGCTTTAACACGAGAATACTCTGTATATTTTACTACGGTATCGGATATGCTTTATAATTTACATATTGCAAGAGCAGATAATAGTTATCACAAAAAGGTTAAATTACTCCTATCGTTTGATTTATTAATTCTTGATGAGCTCGGGTTTAAGCAATTGCCAAAACATTCAGTAGAAGACTTTTTTAATATTATTGCTAAACGATATGAAAATAAATCTACCATTATTACCACAAACAAGGATTTTGAAAAATGGAATGAAATATTTGCTGATGAAGTATTAACTCATGCAATTATTGATCGAGTGGTACATCATGCTCATATACTAAACATAAAAGGTAAAAGTTATCGTATTAATAACTATAAATCTGGAGGTAATATGGCATAA